The Lycium ferocissimum isolate CSIRO_LF1 chromosome 10, AGI_CSIRO_Lferr_CH_V1, whole genome shotgun sequence genome window below encodes:
- the LOC132033714 gene encoding 7-deoxyloganetin glucosyltransferase-like, translated as MGSTRTHELDKPHAVCIPYPCQGHINPMLKLAKILNHKGFHITFVNTEYNHRRLLKSRGPDSLKGFPSFRFETIPDGLPPCDADATQDIPALCESTTNTCLGPFKELLAKLKNTNVPPVSCIISDGCMSFTLDAAQDLGIPEVLFWTPSACGVLGYVHYRDLAVKGYFPLKDASDMTNGYLETALDWIPGMKGIRLRDLPSFLRSTNPDEFMFKFLVQETDRSKSASAIVINTFDPLEKEVLESLQTHLPPIYAIGPLHFLVKHIEDKNLECLGSNLWKEDPKCLEWLDSKKPNSIVYVNFGSITVMTANQLIEFAWGLANSQMEFLWIIRPDIVSGEQAILPSKFVEETKERGMLTSWCPQEQVLSHPAIRGFLTHSGWNSTLESIGSGVPMICWPFFAEQQTNCWFKGTQWGIGMEIDNNVKRDEIESLVRELMVGQKGKEMKKKAMEWKKLAEEAASKPTGSSYVNIDKLINEILLKH; from the exons ATGGGTTCCACTAGAACTCATGAACTTGACAAGCCTCATGCAGTTTGCATACCATATCCTTGCCAAGGTCATATCAACCCAATGTTAAAGTTAGCCAAAATCCTCAATCACAAAGGCTTTCACATCACTTTTGTCAACACTGAATACAACCATAGGCGTCTCCTTAAGTCTCGCGGCCCTGATTCCCTCAAAGGGTTTCCATCTTTTCGATTTGAGACCATTCCTGATGGCCTCCCACCATGTGATGCCGATGCAACTCAAGATATTCCAGCTCTATGTGAATCCACTACCAATACTTGTTTAGGTCCTTTCAAAGAGTTACTTGCAAAGCTCAAAAATACTAACGTGCCACCTGTCTCATGCATCATTTCCGATGGTTGTATGAGCTTCACTCTTGATGCTGCTCAAGATTTGGGCATCCCTGAAGTTCTCTTTTGGACACCAAGTGCTTGTGGTGTATTAGGTTACGTGCATTACCGCGACCTTGCTGTAAAAGGATACTTTCCACTTAAAG ATGCAAGTGACATGACCAATGGGTATTTGGAAACGGCGTTGGATTGGATACCAGGCATGAAAGGTATACGTTTGAGGGATTTACCAAGTTTCTTGAGAAGTACAAATCCAGATGAATTTATGTTCAAGTTCCTTGTCCAAGAAACAGATAGAAGCAAATCTGCTTCTGCAATTGTTATCAATACATTTGATCCATTAGAGAAGGAAGTTCTTGAATCACTTCAGACACATCTTCCTCCTATCTATGCGATTGGGCCCTTGCATTTTCTTGTAAAACATATTGAGGACAAGAATTTGGAGTGCTTGGGATCTAATCTTTGGAAAGAAGATCCAAAGTGTCTTGAATGGCTTGATTCCAAGAAACCAAACTCTATAGTTTATGTCAATTTTGGGAGCATCACTGTCATGACCGCAAACCAACTAATCGAATTTGCTTGGGGACTTGCCAATAGCCAGATGGAATTTTTGTGGATCATAAGGCCTGATATTGTATCAGGGGAACAAGCAATTCTTCCATCcaaatttgtggaagaaactaAAGAAAGAGGGATGTTAACAAGTTGGTGCCCGCAAGAACAAGTCCTTAGCCATCCTGCTATTAGAGGGTTCTTGACTCACAGTGGATGGAATTCAACCCTTGAAAGTATTGGTAGTGGGGTGCCAATGATCTGCTGGCCGTTTTTCGCGGAACAACAGACTAACTGTTGGTTCAAAGGAACCCAATGGGGAATTGGAATGGAAATTGACAATAATGTGAAAAGGGATGAAATTGAAAGTCTTGTGAGAGAGTTGATGGTCGGACAGAAAGGCaaagagatgaagaaaaagGCAATGGAGTGGAAGAAATTGGCTGAAGAAGCTGCTTCAAAACCAACAGGATCATCTTACGTGAACATAGACAAATTGATCAACGAAATTCTCCTCAAACACTAG